The bacterium DNA segment TCGATATGTCCCGCGGAAACCTGGCTCCATTTGCCGAATGAAATCGAGATTTACGATTGCCGACCGGTTGAGACGGAAAAAATTTTCCGGATCCAGTGCTTCCTCCAGTTGATTCATTTGCGCCTTGATCAACTGACATTCATTTTTCGAATGCAAACGGATGCTGTTTCCTTCTGATTCTATCCAATCTATCTCTTCCGGGTGAATGAATAGAATTCGACCGTCAGATTTTAAGATGATTCGGTTCTGGATCATTTCACACCTCTGCTTCATTGAAGACTAGAAACAGGAATGGCGGAAGTGTCAAAAGAGGTGGCGTTCTCTATGACTTTCGATAGAGATTTGCGGGGTGAACGATGCCTCGCCGGAGCGCCTCAACAATGGCGTGGCTTCTTGAGGTAACTCCCAATTTTTCCAGAACATTGGTGACATGATTTTTTACAGTGCCTTCACTCACATTCAAAT contains these protein-coding regions:
- a CDS encoding LytTR family transcriptional regulator, yielding MIQNRIILKSDGRILFIHPEEIDWIESEGNSIRLHSKNECQLIKAQMNQLEEALDPENFFRLNRSAIVNLDFIRQMEPGFRGTYRTVLKDGTELILSRNYRERLFAQISAGVRFLSIAK